One genomic region from Methanocaldococcus fervens AG86 encodes:
- the trm5b gene encoding tRNA (guanine(37)-N1)-methyltransferase Trm5b produces the protein MPLCLKVNKKFGEKTRRILIENNLLNKDYKITSEGDYLYLPIKNVDEEILKSILDVEFDLVEKELKKKEIIKKPSFREVVSKKYRKEIDEGLISLSYDVIGDLVILQISDEVDEKIRKEIGELAYKLIPCKGVFRRKSEVKGEFRVRELEHLAGENRTLTIHKENGYRLYVDIAKVYFSPRLGGERARIMKKVSLDDVVVDMFAGVGPFSIACKNAKKIYAIDINPHAIELLKKNIKLNKLEHKIIPILSDVREVDVKGNRVIMNLPKFAHEFVDKALDIVEEGGVIHYYTIGKDFDEAIKLFEKKCDCEVLEKRIVKSYAPREYILALDFKINNK, from the coding sequence ATGCCATTATGCTTAAAAGTAAACAAAAAATTTGGAGAAAAAACGAGAAGAATATTGATAGAAAACAATTTATTAAATAAAGATTATAAAATAACATCTGAAGGGGATTATTTATACTTACCAATAAAAAATGTTGATGAAGAGATTTTAAAGAGTATTTTAGATGTTGAATTTGATTTAGTTGAAAAAGAGCTTAAGAAAAAAGAAATTATTAAAAAGCCAAGTTTTAGGGAAGTTGTATCAAAAAAATATAGAAAGGAAATTGATGAAGGATTAATCTCTTTATCCTATGATGTGATTGGTGATTTGGTAATTTTACAGATTTCAGATGAGGTTGATGAAAAAATAAGGAAAGAGATTGGGGAATTGGCTTATAAATTAATTCCATGCAAAGGAGTTTTTAGGAGGAAGAGTGAGGTTAAAGGAGAGTTTAGGGTTAGAGAGCTGGAGCACTTAGCAGGAGAGAACAGAACTTTAACGATTCATAAGGAAAATGGGTATAGGCTTTATGTTGATATTGCAAAGGTTTATTTCTCTCCGAGATTGGGGGGAGAGAGAGCAAGGATTATGAAAAAGGTCTCTTTGGATGATGTGGTTGTAGATATGTTTGCTGGGGTAGGGCCTTTTTCAATCGCCTGCAAAAATGCCAAAAAAATCTATGCCATAGATATAAATCCGCATGCAATAGAGCTTCTAAAAAAGAATATAAAGTTAAATAAATTAGAGCATAAGATAATACCAATATTGAGTGATGTCAGGGAGGTTGATGTTAAAGGAAATAGGGTTATAATGAATTTACCAAAATTTGCTCATGAATTCGTTGATAAAGCTTTAGACATTGTAGAAGAGGGAGGAGTTATTCACTATTATACAATTGGAAAGGATTTTGATGAGGCAATAAAATTGTTTGAGAAAAAGTGTGATTGTGAAGTTTTGGAGAAGAGGATAGTTAAGAGTTATGCACCAAGGGAATATATATTAGCTTTAGACTTTAAAATTAATAATAAATAA
- a CDS encoding DNA polymerase domain-containing protein, whose amino-acid sequence MGKLNIDALIDNTYKTVDDRAVICLYLINSILKDRDFKPYFYVELYDDKVKDEDIETIKDFLLKNGLLRFVENIEVVKKIILRKEKELIKIIATHPQKIPKLRKIKECPIVKEIYEHDIPFAKRYLIDNEIIPMTYWDFENRKPVSIEIPKLKVVAFDMEVYNRDTEPDPERDPILMASFWDENGGRVITYKKFNHPNIEVVENEKILIKRIIETLRQYDIIYTYNGDNFDFPYLKARAKFYGIDVELGREGEELKIKRGGMEYRSYIPGRVHIDLYPISRRLLKLTKYTLEDVTYNLFGVEKLKIPHTKIVEYWANNDETLIEYSLQDAKYTYRIGNYFFPLEVMFSRIVNQTPFETTRMSSGQMVEYLLMKKAFKENMIVPNKPDEEEYRRRLLTTYEGGYVKEPEKGMFEDIINMDFRSLYPSIIISYNISPDTLDCECCKDISEKILGHWFCKKREGLIPKTLRNLIERRINIKRRMKEMAKAGEINEEYRLLDYEQQSLKILANSILPDEYLVVIEDDKVKVTKIGEYVDNLIEKNKEKVKYEKKSEILEVDNLKTYAFSKIDKKCRIRKVKALIRHPYSGKAYKIKLRSGRSIKVTKGHGLFKYENGKIVAVKGDEIKIKDLIVVPRKIPYINKEVIINIPKGLIDADEEEINDLTITKHKDKEFLVKLKKTIEDIEKNKLNVVFEDCLKYLEDLGLIRYEGIKRINKLEIDIPNKRKLSIYKKYIETILDYGTFRKGKCNIQYIKVKEYIPDIPDKEFEDCEIGAYSGKIKALLRLNENLAKFLGYFVARGRLKEIKLKGETVYEACVYKSLPEYQEEIAEVFKKAFGAGAIARDKVTLDKKIVYLVLKYIFKCGYKGRKHIPEQLFLANEEVIKSFLDGFLKAKKNSHKGTSTFMAKDEEYLNQLMLLFNLVGIPTRFTPVKNKGYKLTLNPNYELVKDLMLDEVKEIEEFDYNGYVYDLSVEEDENFLVNNIYAHNSHYGYLAFPRARFYSKECAEVVTYLGRKYIQQTMDEAEKFGFKVIYADSVTENTEIIVKINGEIKFMKIKDLFKKVDYAVGEKEYCLLDDVYALTLNDDGKLIWKKVPYVMRHRANKDIYRVWITNTWYVDVTEDHSLIGYLNTTKKRNAKKIGDRFIEIKPNNLGKDVKSLITINNSLVDDKPVNNISIRFWELVGLLIGDGSWGGKTNSAKYYLRLSAGLDKDEIIKKVLEPLKEIGVISNYYLENEKGDIRILSKKLVRFMNKFKDENNKKIIPKFMFKLSKRKIEAFLRGLFSADGTVIVRRGNAEIRFTNTNENIIENVRKLLYLVGISNSVFKENNPNKYKGKVSKTFSYHINIKNKIRFAERVGFILDRKNERLINLNNKWKSTIRNYDFDIARVKKIEKIDYNGYVYDIEVEDTHRFFANGILVHNTDGFYAIWKEKISKEELIKKALEFVNYINSKLPGSMELEFEGYFKRGIFVTKKRYALIDENGRVTVKGLEFVRRDWSNIAKITQRKVLEALLVEGNIEKAKKIIQDIIRDLRERKIKKEDLIIYTQLTKDPKEYKTTAPHVEIAKRLMREGKRVKVGDIIGYIIVKGAKSISERAKLPEEVDIEDVDVNYYIDNQILPPVLRIMEAVGVSKNELKKEGAQLTLDKFFK is encoded by the coding sequence ATGGGAAAGTTAAACATTGATGCTTTGATAGACAACACATATAAAACCGTTGATGATAGGGCAGTTATCTGCCTCTATTTAATTAATTCTATTTTAAAAGATAGGGATTTTAAACCATATTTTTACGTTGAACTTTATGATGACAAAGTTAAAGATGAGGATATTGAGACAATAAAGGATTTTCTATTAAAAAATGGTTTATTGAGGTTTGTTGAAAATATAGAAGTTGTTAAAAAAATTATCCTTAGAAAGGAAAAGGAACTAATTAAAATTATAGCCACACATCCTCAAAAAATTCCAAAACTTAGGAAGATTAAAGAATGCCCAATAGTTAAAGAGATTTATGAGCATGACATTCCATTTGCTAAGAGGTATTTAATAGATAATGAGATAATTCCAATGACTTATTGGGATTTTGAAAATAGAAAACCTGTAAGTATAGAAATTCCTAAATTAAAAGTAGTTGCTTTTGATATGGAGGTTTATAATAGAGATACTGAGCCAGACCCTGAAAGAGACCCTATTTTAATGGCAAGTTTTTGGGATGAGAATGGCGGGAGGGTTATAACCTACAAAAAATTTAATCATCCAAATATAGAAGTAGTTGAAAACGAGAAAATATTAATTAAGAGAATCATTGAAACGTTAAGGCAATATGATATAATTTATACTTACAACGGAGATAATTTCGATTTTCCTTATTTAAAGGCAAGGGCTAAATTTTATGGCATAGATGTAGAGTTGGGAAGGGAAGGAGAGGAGTTAAAGATAAAAAGAGGGGGAATGGAGTATAGAAGCTACATCCCGGGGAGAGTTCATATAGACCTATATCCAATATCAAGAAGGTTGTTAAAATTGACAAAATACACATTAGAGGATGTAACTTACAATTTATTTGGTGTTGAAAAGCTAAAAATCCCTCATACAAAGATTGTAGAATATTGGGCAAATAACGATGAGACATTAATTGAATACTCATTACAAGATGCAAAATACACATATAGAATAGGAAATTACTTCTTCCCTTTGGAGGTTATGTTCTCAAGAATTGTTAATCAAACTCCTTTTGAAACTACAAGGATGAGTTCTGGGCAGATGGTTGAGTATCTCTTAATGAAGAAAGCATTTAAGGAAAATATGATCGTTCCAAACAAACCAGATGAAGAAGAGTATAGAAGGAGGTTATTAACAACTTATGAAGGCGGATATGTGAAAGAACCCGAGAAAGGGATGTTTGAGGATATAATAAATATGGATTTCCGCTCTTTATATCCTTCAATAATCATTTCCTATAATATAAGCCCAGATACCTTAGATTGTGAGTGTTGTAAAGATATTAGTGAAAAAATATTGGGGCATTGGTTTTGCAAAAAGAGGGAGGGGTTGATTCCAAAAACTTTGAGGAATTTGATTGAAAGAAGGATAAATATTAAAAGGAGGATGAAGGAAATGGCTAAAGCTGGGGAGATTAATGAGGAGTATAGGCTTTTAGATTATGAACAGCAATCATTGAAGATCTTGGCTAACAGCATTCTACCAGATGAATATTTGGTGGTTATTGAAGATGATAAAGTAAAAGTAACTAAAATTGGGGAATACGTAGATAACTTAATAGAAAAAAATAAAGAGAAAGTTAAGTATGAAAAGAAGAGTGAAATCTTAGAGGTTGATAATCTAAAAACCTATGCATTTAGTAAGATAGATAAAAAATGTAGGATAAGAAAAGTTAAGGCTTTAATTAGGCATCCTTACTCTGGAAAAGCATATAAGATAAAACTAAGGTCTGGTAGGTCAATAAAAGTTACAAAAGGACATGGCTTGTTTAAATATGAAAATGGAAAAATTGTAGCAGTTAAAGGAGACGAGATAAAAATTAAAGATTTAATTGTAGTTCCAAGAAAGATTCCTTATATAAATAAAGAGGTTATTATAAACATTCCAAAGGGTTTAATTGATGCAGATGAAGAGGAGATAAATGATTTAACAATTACAAAACATAAGGATAAAGAGTTTTTAGTAAAGTTGAAAAAGACTATTGAAGATATAGAAAAAAACAAATTAAATGTTGTATTTGAGGATTGCCTCAAGTATTTAGAAGACCTCGGATTGATAAGATATGAAGGCATTAAAAGGATAAATAAATTGGAGATAGATATTCCAAATAAGAGAAAACTCAGCATATATAAAAAATACATTGAAACGATTTTAGATTATGGAACATTTAGAAAAGGTAAATGTAATATCCAGTATATAAAAGTTAAAGAGTATATTCCAGATATTCCAGACAAGGAGTTTGAGGACTGTGAAATTGGAGCCTATAGTGGAAAGATAAAAGCCCTTCTAAGATTAAATGAAAACTTGGCTAAATTTTTAGGATACTTTGTAGCAAGGGGGAGATTGAAAGAGATAAAATTAAAAGGAGAAACGGTTTATGAGGCTTGCGTTTATAAATCCTTGCCAGAATATCAAGAAGAAATTGCTGAAGTATTTAAAAAGGCATTTGGAGCTGGTGCTATAGCCAGGGATAAGGTTACATTGGACAAAAAGATTGTTTATTTGGTTTTAAAATATATATTCAAATGTGGATATAAGGGCAGAAAGCATATACCTGAACAGTTGTTTTTAGCTAATGAAGAGGTTATAAAGAGCTTCTTAGATGGATTTTTAAAGGCAAAGAAAAACTCTCACAAAGGAACATCAACATTTATGGCTAAAGATGAGGAATACTTAAACCAGTTGATGCTCTTATTTAACTTGGTTGGAATCCCCACAAGATTCACTCCAGTTAAAAATAAAGGATATAAATTAACCTTAAATCCAAATTATGAGTTGGTTAAAGATTTAATGCTCGATGAAGTTAAGGAAATTGAGGAATTTGATTATAACGGCTATGTATATGATTTAAGCGTTGAAGAGGACGAAAACTTCTTAGTAAATAATATCTACGCCCATAATAGCCATTACGGGTATTTAGCTTTTCCAAGGGCGAGATTTTACAGTAAAGAGTGTGCAGAAGTTGTTACATATTTGGGGAGGAAATATATTCAACAAACAATGGATGAAGCTGAAAAATTTGGATTTAAGGTTATTTATGCTGATAGTGTTACTGAAAATACAGAAATTATAGTTAAAATAAATGGAGAAATAAAATTCATGAAAATTAAGGATTTGTTTAAAAAAGTTGATTATGCTGTTGGAGAAAAAGAATATTGCCTCTTGGATGATGTTTATGCCTTAACTTTAAATGATGATGGAAAGTTGATTTGGAAAAAAGTGCCTTATGTTATGAGGCATAGGGCAAATAAAGATATCTATAGAGTTTGGATTACCAACACTTGGTATGTGGATGTTACAGAAGACCATTCTTTAATTGGTTATTTAAATACCACTAAAAAAAGAAATGCTAAGAAGATTGGAGATAGATTTATTGAAATTAAACCAAACAACCTTGGAAAAGATGTGAAGTCATTAATAACTATAAATAACTCATTAGTTGATGATAAGCCCGTTAATAACATTAGCATTAGATTTTGGGAGTTAGTTGGGCTATTAATTGGAGATGGCAGTTGGGGAGGTAAAACAAACTCTGCAAAATATTATTTAAGGTTATCTGCCGGATTGGATAAAGATGAAATCATTAAAAAAGTATTAGAACCACTCAAAGAAATAGGAGTAATTTCAAATTACTACCTTGAAAATGAAAAAGGGGATATTAGAATTCTTAGTAAAAAATTGGTTAGGTTTATGAATAAATTCAAAGATGAAAATAATAAGAAAATAATCCCAAAATTTATGTTTAAGTTATCAAAAAGGAAAATTGAAGCGTTTTTAAGGGGCTTGTTTAGTGCTGATGGAACAGTTATAGTAAGAAGAGGTAATGCAGAAATTAGATTTACAAACACAAATGAAAATATCATTGAAAACGTGAGAAAACTTCTATATCTAGTTGGAATATCTAATAGTGTTTTTAAAGAAAATAATCCAAACAAATACAAAGGGAAGGTTTCTAAAACTTTCTCATACCACATAAATATTAAAAACAAAATAAGATTTGCCGAAAGGGTTGGATTCATATTGGATAGAAAAAATGAAAGATTGATAAATCTAAATAACAAATGGAAATCTACGATCAGAAACTATGATTTTGATATAGCAAGGGTTAAAAAAATTGAAAAAATTGACTATAACGGCTATGTCTATGATATTGAGGTTGAAGACACTCATAGGTTCTTTGCAAATGGAATTTTAGTTCACAATACTGATGGATTTTATGCCATTTGGAAAGAAAAAATTAGTAAAGAGGAGCTAATAAAAAAAGCTTTGGAGTTTGTTAATTACATAAATTCAAAACTGCCTGGTAGCATGGAGTTGGAGTTCGAAGGTTACTTCAAAAGAGGCATCTTTGTTACTAAGAAGAGATATGCGTTAATTGATGAGAATGGAAGAGTTACAGTAAAAGGGCTTGAATTTGTAAGGAGGGATTGGTCTAACATAGCAAAAATAACACAAAGAAAGGTTTTAGAGGCGTTATTGGTTGAGGGTAATATAGAAAAGGCTAAAAAGATAATTCAAGATATTATTAGAGACTTAAGGGAGAGGAAGATAAAAAAAGAGGATTTAATTATTTATACTCAACTAACAAAAGACCCTAAGGAGTATAAAACCACAGCTCCACATGTTGAGATAGCTAAGAGATTGATGAGAGAAGGTAAAAGGGTAAAGGTTGGAGATATCATTGGTTATATAATAGTTAAAGGAGCAAAGTCGATAAGCGAGAGGGCGAAGCTTCCGGAAGAGGTTGATATTGAGGATGTTGATGTAAATTATTACATAGATAACCAAATTTTACCTCCAGTTTTGAGGATTATGGAGGCAGTTGGTGTCTCAAAAAATGAATTAAAAAAAGAAGGAGCTCAATTAACTTTAGATAAGTTTTTTAAATAA
- the argF gene encoding ornithine carbamoyltransferase, with product MHLLDLDVLSREDVLKIIEYGLYFKKNRRKHERILDGKSVAILFEKPSTRTRMSFDIAVYELGGHPLIMNQDEIHLGKKESIKDTAKVMSRYVDAIVARVYKHRHLEEMAKYSTVPVINALSDLAHPCQILADLMTIKEYKGKLNGLKIAYLGDGNNVCNSLILGSALVGMDIYVGTPRGYEPNAKTILKAKEIIEKYGEGSITLTNNPIEAAEDADVLYTDVWISMGDDKDKEEVLKIFPPFQINSKLLDYAKDDVIVMHCLPANRGFEITDDVIDGEHSVVYDEAENRLHVQKGVFKFIFENEK from the coding sequence ATGCATCTCTTAGATTTGGATGTGTTAAGTAGAGAAGATGTATTAAAAATTATTGAATATGGACTATATTTCAAAAAAAACAGAAGAAAACATGAAAGAATATTGGATGGGAAGAGCGTAGCAATTTTGTTTGAAAAACCCTCAACAAGAACAAGAATGAGCTTTGATATTGCAGTGTATGAGTTGGGCGGGCATCCGTTAATAATGAATCAAGATGAAATACACTTAGGGAAGAAGGAGAGTATAAAGGATACTGCAAAGGTTATGAGTAGATATGTAGATGCCATTGTAGCGAGAGTTTATAAACATAGGCATTTGGAAGAGATGGCTAAGTATTCAACAGTCCCTGTTATCAACGCTTTAAGTGATTTAGCCCACCCCTGCCAAATATTGGCTGATTTAATGACAATAAAGGAATATAAAGGAAAATTAAATGGATTAAAAATAGCCTATTTAGGAGATGGAAACAATGTTTGTAATTCTTTAATTTTAGGTTCTGCTTTAGTAGGAATGGATATTTATGTTGGAACACCAAGAGGCTATGAACCAAATGCTAAGACAATTTTAAAAGCTAAAGAAATAATTGAAAAGTATGGAGAGGGCTCAATAACCTTAACAAACAATCCAATAGAAGCTGCTGAAGATGCAGATGTGTTATATACTGATGTGTGGATTAGCATGGGGGATGATAAAGATAAGGAAGAGGTTTTAAAAATCTTCCCACCGTTCCAAATCAATAGTAAGCTATTAGATTATGCTAAAGATGATGTAATTGTTATGCACTGCCTTCCAGCAAATAGAGGATTTGAGATAACTGATGACGTTATCGATGGAGAGCATTCAGTTGTTTATGATGAGGCAGAAAATAGGCTGCACGTTCAAAAAGGAGTATTTAAGTTTATATTTGAAAATGAAAAATAA
- a CDS encoding replication factor C large subunit, whose product MLSWVEKYRPKSLKEVAGHDKVKERLKTWIESYLRGENPKPILLVGPPGCGKTTLAYALANDYGFEVIELNASDKRNASSIKKVVGHAATSSSVFGKKFLIVLDEVDGISGKEDAGGVSELIKVIKKAKNPIILTANDAYATSIRNLLPYVEVIQLNPVHTNSVYKVLKKIAEKEGLNVDDKILKMIAQHSAGDLRSAINDLEALALSGDLSYEAVQKLPDRKREANIFDALRIILKTTHYGIATTALMNVDETPDVVIEWIAENVPREYEKPEEVARAFEYLSKADRYLGRVMKRQNFGFWKYATTLMTAGVALSKDEKYRKWTPYSYPKIFRLLTKTKAEREILKKILKKISEKTHASSKRARFDLQMLKVLAKENPSVAADLVDYFEITEDELKMLVGNKLASEVLRVLKEKKKLERKKKKEEKEKKKDELKKEVVEKIKEVEEKKEEKPKVEKTKENEKKKEKKTEKKKKEEKGKQLTLDAFFK is encoded by the coding sequence ATGTTAAGTTGGGTAGAGAAGTATAGACCAAAATCACTTAAAGAAGTTGCCGGGCATGATAAGGTTAAAGAGCGATTAAAAACATGGATTGAAAGCTATCTAAGGGGGGAGAATCCAAAGCCAATTTTGTTAGTTGGTCCCCCAGGTTGTGGAAAAACAACATTAGCTTACGCTTTAGCAAATGATTATGGATTTGAAGTTATTGAATTAAATGCAAGTGATAAAAGGAACGCTTCAAGTATAAAAAAGGTTGTAGGTCATGCTGCTACATCTTCATCAGTTTTTGGGAAGAAGTTTTTAATTGTATTGGACGAGGTTGATGGAATCTCTGGAAAAGAGGATGCTGGAGGAGTTTCTGAGTTAATAAAAGTTATAAAGAAGGCAAAGAATCCAATAATATTAACTGCAAATGATGCTTATGCAACATCAATAAGGAATCTTTTACCTTACGTTGAAGTAATTCAGCTAAATCCAGTACATACAAACTCCGTCTATAAAGTTCTAAAGAAGATAGCTGAAAAAGAGGGGCTTAATGTGGATGATAAAATATTGAAGATGATAGCTCAGCATTCGGCAGGAGATTTGAGAAGTGCTATAAATGATTTAGAGGCTTTAGCTTTATCTGGGGATTTGAGCTATGAAGCAGTTCAAAAACTTCCGGATAGAAAGAGAGAGGCAAATATCTTTGATGCTTTAAGAATTATTTTAAAGACAACGCATTATGGAATAGCTACAACCGCTTTAATGAATGTTGATGAGACACCAGATGTTGTAATTGAATGGATTGCTGAAAACGTCCCAAGAGAGTATGAAAAACCTGAAGAAGTGGCAAGGGCTTTTGAATACCTGTCAAAGGCAGATAGATATTTAGGTAGAGTAATGAAAAGACAAAACTTTGGATTTTGGAAGTATGCAACAACATTAATGACTGCAGGTGTTGCCCTATCAAAGGATGAGAAGTATAGAAAATGGACGCCTTATAGTTATCCAAAGATATTTAGGTTATTGACAAAAACTAAGGCGGAGAGGGAAATATTAAAGAAAATATTGAAGAAAATTAGTGAAAAAACACATGCTTCATCAAAAAGGGCAAGATTTGATTTGCAAATGCTCAAAGTTTTGGCTAAAGAAAATCCTTCTGTAGCTGCTGATTTGGTTGATTACTTTGAAATAACAGAGGATGAACTTAAGATGTTAGTTGGGAATAAATTGGCTTCAGAAGTATTAAGAGTATTAAAAGAAAAGAAAAAATTAGAAAGAAAGAAAAAGAAGGAAGAGAAAGAAAAGAAAAAAGATGAACTTAAAAAGGAAGTTGTTGAAAAAATTAAAGAAGTTGAAGAGAAGAAAGAAGAAAAACCAAAAGTTGAAAAAACTAAAGAGAATGAAAAGAAAAAAGAGAAAAAAACTGAAAAGAAAAAGAAAGAGGAAAAAGGAAAGCAATTAACGTTAGATGCCTTCTTTAAATAA
- a CDS encoding DUF4352 domain-containing protein → MLDYIKGEKANSLIENANPLNPKPMKDHEYLLVKVWVKYISGEKSGYICSYDFTAYSIMDKKYDKHQPAMVVLPDNLSELDGAYVLPGGEMEGWIPFEVRKNAEILITFNGIPSGDTLSVLEEPLCFI, encoded by the coding sequence GTGTTAGACTATATAAAAGGAGAAAAAGCGAATAGTTTAATAGAAAATGCAAATCCATTAAACCCTAAACCAATGAAAGATCATGAGTATCTATTAGTGAAAGTCTGGGTAAAATACATATCCGGCGAAAAATCAGGTTATATATGTTCGTATGATTTCACAGCATATAGTATTATGGATAAAAAATACGATAAACATCAACCTGCGATGGTTGTATTGCCAGACAATCTTTCTGAGTTAGATGGGGCTTATGTATTGCCAGGTGGCGAGATGGAAGGGTGGATACCATTTGAAGTTCGTAAAAATGCAGAAATTTTAATAACTTTTAATGGAATACCTTCTGGAGATACCTTAAGTGTATTAGAAGAACCACTTTGCTTTATATAA
- a CDS encoding class I SAM-dependent methyltransferase produces the protein MHYFSEKPTAKSDIKIVEDILRGKKLKFKTDAGVFSHGKVDKGTKILVENVVVNEDEDILDLGCGYGVIGIALADEVKSVTMADINRRAIKLAKENIKLNNLENYDIRVVHSDLYENVKDKKYDKIITNPPIRAGKEVLHKIIKEGKEILKDGGEIWVVIQTKQGAKSLAKFMEEVFGNVETVTIKGGYRVLKSKK, from the coding sequence ATGCATTATTTTTCTGAAAAGCCAACAGCTAAATCTGATATAAAAATTGTTGAAGATATATTAAGAGGAAAAAAATTAAAATTTAAGACAGATGCGGGAGTTTTCTCCCATGGAAAGGTGGATAAGGGAACTAAGATATTGGTTGAAAATGTGGTTGTTAATGAGGATGAGGATATCTTAGATTTGGGTTGTGGTTATGGGGTTATAGGCATTGCGTTAGCTGACGAGGTAAAATCAGTTACAATGGCTGATATAAATAGGAGGGCTATAAAATTAGCTAAGGAAAATATAAAATTAAATAACTTAGAAAATTATGATATTAGGGTAGTTCATAGTGATTTATATGAAAATGTTAAGGATAAGAAGTATGATAAGATTATAACAAATCCACCAATAAGGGCTGGAAAGGAAGTTTTACACAAAATTATTAAAGAAGGAAAAGAGATTTTAAAAGATGGTGGAGAGATTTGGGTGGTTATTCAAACAAAACAGGGGGCTAAGTCTTTGGCAAAATTTATGGAAGAAGTTTTTGGAAACGTTGAAACTGTCACCATAAAAGGAGGTTATAGGGTTTTAAAAAGTAAGAAATAG